From one Bacillus sp. FJAT-42376 genomic stretch:
- a CDS encoding DinB family protein: MQNETNLFLEQLDMHWHENEWFASLDQALDGVTAAEASWTSDGTSNSIWQIVNHLIFWNVDVIHRIKGTENSHNAKSNEETFANPGDSQDETGWAQTVKRLSEVMNELKTVTAELNDEKLKEPYAADRYSIERLLSNVMMHGSYHIGQIVLLQKLQSSWRGVD, encoded by the coding sequence ATGCAAAATGAAACCAACCTGTTTTTAGAACAGCTCGACATGCATTGGCACGAGAATGAATGGTTTGCATCCCTGGATCAGGCCCTTGATGGAGTCACCGCGGCTGAGGCGTCATGGACAAGTGATGGTACAAGCAATTCAATTTGGCAGATTGTGAACCATTTGATTTTTTGGAATGTAGATGTCATCCATCGAATCAAGGGCACAGAGAATTCGCATAATGCAAAGAGTAATGAAGAAACCTTCGCGAATCCTGGAGATTCACAAGACGAAACGGGCTGGGCTCAAACCGTAAAGCGCCTTAGCGAAGTCATGAATGAATTAAAAACCGTCACCGCGGAACTAAACGATGAAAAGCTAAAAGAACCGTATGCAGCAGACAGGTACTCCATTGAGCGTTTACTGAGCAATGTCATGATGCACGGTTCCTATCATATCGGACAAATTGTTCTGCTGCAGAAGCTGCAATCCTCTTGGCGCGGGGTTGATTGA
- a CDS encoding DUF4097 family beta strand repeat-containing protein, with the protein MPFKKWYFPAIVLIVLSLAGTACQPLNFVDTLPAHEQKWAFKRDELSALTIESEYDVNMEFIASPDDTNYVEVSGNMQQNTIDQLKETEITGNTLELPLQKDVKLAAPNYKSMKAKVTVALADETRLQQISYKADLGNAHFTGLKAKNIDLSVASGNLGAEAVSADRLSLTAKSGDITADQIQGDADIQLHSGDIRVDGLKGALTAQSTSGSVSVTGQQSDSLDISVRSGDVTLSPDPEFKGFFDLKTTSGRITAPESPKKTTDVIKVRTVSGDIRIR; encoded by the coding sequence TTGCCCTTTAAAAAGTGGTATTTCCCAGCAATCGTATTGATTGTCTTGAGCTTGGCTGGAACGGCTTGTCAGCCGCTTAATTTTGTCGACACATTGCCGGCGCACGAGCAAAAATGGGCGTTTAAACGGGACGAACTGAGTGCGCTCACCATCGAGAGCGAATATGACGTGAATATGGAGTTCATCGCCAGCCCCGATGACACCAACTATGTGGAAGTCAGTGGCAATATGCAGCAGAACACGATCGATCAGTTGAAAGAGACAGAGATCACAGGGAATACGCTGGAACTCCCACTGCAAAAGGATGTGAAATTAGCAGCACCTAACTATAAGTCTATGAAGGCGAAGGTTACTGTAGCGCTGGCAGATGAAACCAGACTGCAGCAGATCAGCTATAAAGCGGACTTGGGCAATGCCCATTTTACCGGCTTGAAGGCGAAAAATATCGACTTGTCCGTTGCATCCGGCAATCTGGGTGCGGAAGCTGTCAGCGCCGACCGATTGAGTTTAACTGCAAAATCCGGGGATATTACGGCGGACCAAATCCAGGGGGATGCAGACATCCAGCTTCACTCTGGCGATATCAGGGTGGATGGGCTGAAGGGCGCTCTCACTGCGCAGTCCACTTCCGGCAGCGTTTCTGTGACGGGGCAACAATCGGATAGCCTGGATATCTCCGTTCGCAGCGGAGATGTGACTTTGTCACCCGATCCGGAGTTCAAAGGATTCTTCGACTTGAAGACCACTTCCGGACGCATCACAGCGCCCGAATCCCCTAAAAAGACGACAGATGTGATCAAGGTAAGGACCGTTTCGGGTGATATTCGGATCCGGTAA
- a CDS encoding DUF418 domain-containing protein, with protein sequence MEPTISKERIDVIDLIRGFALMGLPFVNVLALWRTNVNLSGTQQDIWVQRFLYLFVEGRFYAIFSFLFGLGLWIFLSRAKEKSDHPSTLFIRRMLVLLAAGVLHHLIYDGETLLLYAIMGLPVFFLDKAPKQMNLILGIAGIILASYLENKLLAIFPFFILGLAFGQYRVFENYISNRKMWKIAAILSFIATCILAVFLWQEAPDNGSANRMTGIELSEAQTDSNVAFYAFTELSLAFAPFFSVLYVSFLVLLEPHIRKMLSPLNAFGRMAFTNYIGQSVILIIIAMFIPVNTIVSYTTSAITCLLVVIVQIIASSYWLKYFKYGPLEWLWRCGTYGSWLSIRR encoded by the coding sequence ATGGAACCAACGATAAGTAAGGAACGAATTGATGTTATTGATTTAATTAGAGGTTTTGCGTTAATGGGTCTTCCTTTTGTTAATGTGCTGGCTCTTTGGAGAACAAACGTTAATTTATCAGGAACGCAACAGGATATTTGGGTTCAGCGTTTCTTGTATTTGTTTGTTGAAGGACGCTTTTACGCTATATTTTCCTTTTTGTTCGGATTGGGACTTTGGATTTTCTTATCCAGGGCGAAAGAGAAAAGTGACCATCCATCCACCCTTTTTATTAGGCGTATGCTGGTTTTACTTGCAGCAGGAGTCTTGCATCACCTAATATACGATGGCGAAACCTTGCTGCTCTATGCCATTATGGGGCTTCCTGTGTTTTTTCTTGATAAGGCTCCAAAACAGATGAACCTGATATTAGGGATAGCAGGGATCATTCTAGCGAGTTATCTGGAAAATAAACTGCTCGCCATTTTCCCCTTTTTCATCTTGGGTCTGGCGTTCGGGCAATATCGCGTTTTTGAAAATTATATAAGTAATCGAAAGATGTGGAAGATAGCTGCTATTCTTTCATTTATAGCAACATGTATTCTAGCTGTTTTTCTTTGGCAAGAAGCACCTGACAATGGATCGGCTAACCGTATGACTGGTATTGAGTTATCCGAAGCACAGACCGACTCGAATGTTGCCTTTTATGCCTTTACAGAATTGTCCTTAGCATTTGCTCCGTTTTTCTCTGTTTTGTACGTCAGTTTTCTTGTTTTGCTTGAACCCCATATTCGGAAAATGTTATCCCCATTAAATGCATTCGGACGAATGGCGTTTACCAATTATATTGGCCAATCCGTTATCCTGATTATCATTGCGATGTTCATTCCAGTTAATACGATAGTTTCCTACACGACTTCAGCGATAACGTGTCTCCTTGTAGTGATCGTGCAAATCATCGCTTCTTCGTATTGGCTTAAGTATTTCAAATATGGTCCGTTAGAATGGCTTTGGAGATGCGGAACGTATGGAAGTTGGCTTTCGATCCGAAGATAA
- a CDS encoding type II CAAX endopeptidase family protein — protein sequence MLNSNQLNTSEKTIRKSKEPGWPEIGIMGLTYFVLVLGVAQIINSTTEDASVISGISFAALSGIAGLGAFFAAYVLRIRSREAFGIRGTSVRWLLAGIGFGIGVLLFTRIVALVMFYIGVSGNNTQASYESAASGGTLAFIAQFLMIAVLTPLGEEFAFRAVLTNALKKYGPWISIIGSALIFAVVHGLNEVWLSAFATGLATGYLFYRTGSVWPGVIVHATYNGSITILTAVVASSL from the coding sequence ATGTTGAATTCCAATCAGTTAAATACATCAGAAAAAACTATAAGGAAAAGCAAGGAGCCTGGATGGCCTGAAATCGGAATAATGGGCCTCACCTATTTTGTACTTGTGCTTGGTGTTGCCCAAATCATTAATTCGACCACGGAAGATGCTTCGGTTATAAGCGGAATCAGTTTTGCGGCATTATCCGGTATAGCGGGGTTAGGTGCTTTTTTTGCGGCTTATGTTTTACGTATTCGCTCAAGGGAAGCTTTTGGGATCCGGGGGACATCTGTACGGTGGCTGCTGGCTGGGATTGGTTTTGGAATTGGTGTCTTACTATTCACTCGGATTGTCGCCCTGGTTATGTTTTATATCGGAGTCAGCGGCAATAACACCCAGGCGTCTTATGAATCTGCAGCGAGCGGAGGAACACTCGCATTCATCGCTCAATTTCTGATGATTGCTGTATTGACACCGCTCGGGGAAGAATTTGCTTTCCGCGCCGTATTAACCAATGCGCTGAAAAAGTATGGTCCCTGGATCAGCATAATTGGCAGTGCTCTTATTTTTGCTGTAGTTCACGGTTTGAATGAAGTATGGCTGTCTGCTTTCGCAACGGGTTTGGCCACTGGTTATTTGTTTTACCGGACGGGCTCCGTGTGGCCCGGGGTTATCGTCCATGCAACCTACAATGGATCGATAACCATCCTGACTGCCGTTGTGGCTAGTTCTCTTTAA
- a CDS encoding CPBP family intramembrane glutamic endopeptidase translates to MPKEKREENDTAEGAGLKNTRPSLESTRPFGAHIRMSWWKPLAVIVVPSVALVVVQVLFRLAVGLIEGSDEPLSPAYTPLRFLSDSLSIGVTGVLAVLLLAWMAKVPWRSLLSSPRAFDRQRFVQYLIGAALLVSVGIGVIALVAPEAPGWTTFGFTGTTMAMLVVTFLFTPIQSAGEELMYRSAVMPTAASWVRPVLPALAIGLLVSSLHFAVMHGSTDPWLFGYFFVVGASTALIAIISRGIEASIAFHVANNVMMSTVNSLMAGGKVYTLDRSTETGDASLLILAAVNIAMVALVWMRERRAGVAKQPGLTNDMK, encoded by the coding sequence ATGCCAAAAGAAAAAAGAGAAGAAAATGATACAGCTGAAGGTGCAGGATTGAAGAATACCCGGCCGTCCCTGGAAAGCACCAGACCGTTCGGTGCCCACATCCGTATGAGCTGGTGGAAGCCACTCGCAGTCATCGTTGTGCCATCGGTGGCGCTGGTTGTCGTGCAGGTCTTGTTCCGCCTGGCCGTTGGCCTCATTGAAGGCAGCGACGAACCGCTGTCACCTGCCTATACACCGTTGAGGTTTTTAAGCGACAGCTTGAGCATAGGGGTCACAGGTGTACTGGCGGTCTTGCTCCTCGCCTGGATGGCCAAAGTGCCATGGCGCAGCCTGCTCAGCTCACCACGGGCATTCGACAGACAGCGCTTCGTGCAGTACTTGATCGGTGCGGCGCTGCTTGTGAGCGTCGGGATCGGTGTGATCGCGCTCGTCGCACCCGAAGCACCGGGATGGACGACCTTCGGTTTTACTGGCACCACGATGGCTATGCTTGTGGTCACCTTCTTGTTCACTCCGATCCAGTCCGCAGGGGAAGAGCTGATGTATCGAAGCGCCGTCATGCCGACCGCTGCGTCATGGGTGCGTCCAGTCCTCCCTGCTTTGGCCATCGGGCTCTTGGTTTCCAGCCTTCACTTCGCGGTGATGCACGGGTCGACCGATCCCTGGCTGTTTGGGTACTTCTTCGTTGTCGGCGCCTCGACAGCGCTGATTGCGATCATCAGCCGCGGCATCGAGGCGTCGATCGCGTTTCACGTCGCCAACAACGTCATGATGTCGACCGTCAACTCGCTCATGGCGGGCGGCAAAGTTTACACCCTGGACCGTTCAACTGAAACCGGAGATGCGTCGCTGCTTATCCTTGCCGCCGTCAACATCGCCATGGTCGCATTGGTCTGGATGCGCGAACGGCGGGCGGGCGTTGCGAAGCAGCCGGGATTGACGAATGATATGAAATAA
- a CDS encoding response regulator transcription factor: MENAEILLVDDEKSIVKLMETVLRKEGFTHIHTAYTAEEALECVSRHPIDIVVLDVTLPGQSGFTICPKIREISDAYILFLTARVSDLDVLTGFAIGGDDYITKPFNPLEIAARIKARLRRNQAHAPSLKETGRKHDFGRFILDEEAGELIVEGRIVQTPAQVFLLLQYMCQHPNTVISKTKMLEAVWGFDSFVDDNTVTVHIRRIRERIEKDPSQPELLVTVRGLGYKLVKGNKG; encoded by the coding sequence GTGGAGAATGCAGAAATTTTGTTAGTGGACGATGAAAAATCAATCGTTAAATTAATGGAAACGGTTCTTAGAAAAGAGGGATTTACCCATATACATACCGCTTATACGGCAGAAGAGGCGCTCGAGTGCGTTTCCCGGCACCCCATTGATATCGTGGTGCTAGATGTCACGCTTCCTGGACAGAGCGGTTTCACAATTTGTCCGAAAATCAGGGAAATCTCCGATGCTTACATTCTCTTTTTGACAGCCCGCGTCTCCGACCTTGATGTGCTGACAGGATTTGCGATCGGCGGGGACGATTACATTACGAAGCCCTTCAACCCGCTTGAAATTGCAGCGAGAATTAAGGCGAGGCTCCGGCGGAACCAGGCTCATGCCCCTTCCTTAAAAGAGACTGGCAGGAAGCATGATTTCGGGCGCTTTATCCTGGACGAAGAGGCAGGGGAACTGATCGTCGAGGGCAGAATCGTGCAGACGCCTGCCCAGGTATTTCTTCTGCTGCAGTATATGTGCCAGCATCCGAATACCGTCATTTCGAAGACAAAGATGCTTGAAGCTGTATGGGGCTTTGACAGCTTTGTGGATGACAATACGGTTACGGTACACATTCGAAGAATCCGGGAAAGAATCGAGAAAGATCCGAGCCAGCCTGAACTGCTCGTGACCGTGCGCGGACTGGGCTACAAGCTGGTCAAGGGGAATAAGGGTTAA